Genomic window (Psilocybe cubensis strain MGC-MH-2018 chromosome 1, whole genome shotgun sequence):
CTTTGCGGTCTTCGGAGGACAgacaaaagagaaaaacgTCTCGAAGTATTGCCTCCAGAGGCCTCTCCATATGGCTGAAAGGGGTTCAAAGCCGGTCGCAAAGAGCTCCCTATTCGTTATATTCAACGtaatagaaaaataaaaagtcATAAGGTGCACTGACTGTGTATATTGGATTTATTCGGATGTACTGTACTGGAGGTTTGGTTGGGATCCGACATTGAAAAGGTTATTAAAAGGTGCGACAACTGATATGGTGACAAGATGCACAGCAAAGAGAATTGCAATGGAGGCTAGAATTTTGTGGGAGGAGAAAGTCTGAAAGCCAACGAGCTTCTAGCTGAAACAGAGCAGTGTCCGAGACGATGTGATCAATCCTGATCGTGAAAATAATCAAAATAGTGACGATATTTACGAAGGACGGAATAAAACGGTACGAATTTTACATGAAGAAAGCTAAGGTACATTGAACTATTGGTTTTTAACAATTGCGAAAAAAACGCAACTCTGGGTATGGGTCAGGTTGGTACATAAGACAACTCATAGAAAGCATTCCGGGTCTTTGCTAATGTGATAGGATATTTGCAGGTTAGGGAAATGACACACTACCAGATTTGCGGTACAGTGGGGAGATATTCCGTGGGTATAATGAATGCATCCATACCGTGTTGAGAAAATGTCTGTCCACCAAGACTTTGGTCGGATATCCAGACTGGTAGCTGCTCCACAGAAGTTTGCTCAAGGCCACGCCAGATTTGTTCTGCTTCAACGAAGCTGGGATGCGCATTGGAATGCTGCTGAGGCATTGCATGAATGACATGGTTCTGACTGTCTTGCATAGGATACGAAGACGATGACATTTCATAAAGAGGTGAAAATTGTTCCGAATTTCCTTGTTGAGGAGCAGGCAATGCCGCTTGCGGCGGAGGGTCGACAGCCATAACTAACGGTTGCTGAATGTCTCGCGATACTTTGGGTGAGCGTGAGTTtgtcttccttctcttcgAGCGCTTCAGCATCAATTGAAGTGTTAGAGCGTAGCGTTTCCCAGGAACTGGTGGGAATTTCAGCATAATTATTAAATTAGAGCTTTAGGAGCACTGACTCTCCGCCATCAAACTCGCGACGAGTTCAACTAAATTACGAATCACCGCAACATCACATTCGTCAGGGCTGGACAAACGCATCTCGTTAATAAATATGCAAATCAGCATAAAATGACATAGGCTCACAAAAACCGGGAAAGGCGCAATAAGAATGAAGCTGTAAACGTTGCCGTAGCGTGTGTATAGTGGACGGCTATGTGACGTTAGATGTGTAATCATGATAACACGTTAGGTAGACGAATACCATATGTCATGCCCTTTCTGTACGCTGGGGATTTGACTGTAATTTCCAATATTTGTCGACCAATCTGTAACGACCGTATCGCCAGTGTTCTCTGAAGCGGAGGCATGTTTTGAACATCTTCTAATCTTATTATATCTCTGAGAGCTGTAGCATTGTGAAACAACTCAGCATGAAGTTGTTGAATTTGCAAACTTTGGCGATAAAAGGCTGCATTACGAACTATTGAGCGTTGTCAATGATGTATATGGCAAAGAACTCACCAGCATCTTCATATTTCCGTGAAAAAGCTTCATCCCATATCTTGTACCACTGGGAAAAATCAACATTCGCTCTCTGTAATTCTTCAAAGTGTTGAGGAAGTACAGGCCCATCGAACGGGGCAAGCGCATTGTGAACCCTCTCGCGAATAGTAATGAGCTCTACCGTTGAAACCAGCCTCATATCGTCTTCAATAGACAAGGGGTGGTTCAAGAGGTAGCGGCAATTTCTGATACTTTGGTCGTCCATGAGGACTGCAGGGCGACCTGTACCATATGACAATCTGAAAACGCGAATTATGACTAGAGGTTGCGTTTCGAATAAACTAAACTGACTGGTGCTCGAACAGATACAGGCAGAACCAAGTTCTAGAGGCAACGACAAGATCACGGTCTGCGACAATATCAAACTTGTTAGAACTGATGCGCCTATGCAATTGAGGCCAGGCCTGGTGCATAGCTGAGTTGGGCATTAGAGAAAAACTGCAGATATTGTGTGTTAGGTACTTACACAGTTCCATAGCCATTCTAACCGCATGCCCACCACTCAACCACCCGTTATCTGACCAGCCTGATACCAAGACTAAATGGATATAAGACTAGGCCATGAAATCTAGATAAGACGGACACACTCATAGCTTGAACAGCCTCGCTTCGAATCACAGGTGCAAAAAGAGTAGCCTGGGAGATTGCTTGAACCTCTTCAAGGCATCGTCGGTGAATCTCACTAGGAGGTCCTGGTATATGTATTCAAG
Coding sequences:
- a CDS encoding Transcriptional activator of proteases prtT, with the protein product MDSSSTSPVIKKQEDDDKTEKRDIKPVPKTLNRVPPRDQNACRRQKMRCEGADNPPCRRCRNNGLECLFEKPSREATLTGEAGLERIRSLESQVSEIRQTQHTISNTLSELLNHVRAGSFSARSPSAYPSSSFQQSPSLNSPSVSTPTVSHQHASPPSGTQPFTPSTRVTNSVLPQPRPQRSSLPNSGYQGSPAGSTLLPVEDLHPPHVSPAYPNFPQAGQNYHTQHQPLPQNPVLPPFSSIQVMGPPATEQANVSSVRYQSTEQGYQRSTTKYPPKRHAPPSSNVTSADSSDLDDDDGGELPVSGLVAPWEVLRGLADVAIERATKDNGGGSEPHSRARTQSPDRQTRPSKKRKVAHQLTHVTYPDVVTKNIITEEDARELFKIPIFDSNTDNYDSLHERSPFAVDAICMVAARVRDGGRPPSEIHRRCLEEVQAISQATLFAPVIRSEAVQAMILVSGWSDNGWLSGGHAVRMAMELSMHQAWPQLHRRISSNKFDIVADRDLVVASRTWFCLYLFEHQLSYGTGRPAVLMDDQSIRNCRYLLNHPLSIEDDMRLVSTVELITIRERVHNALAPFDGPVLPQHFEELQRANVDFSQWYKIWDEAFSRKYEDAAFYRQSLQIQQLHAELFHNATALRDIIRLEDVQNMPPLQRTLAIRSLQIGRQILEITVKSPAYRKGMTYAVHYTHATATFTASFLLRLSRFFPDECDVAVIRNLVELVASLMAEIPGKRYALTLQLMLKRSKRRKTNSRSPKVSRDIQQPLVMAVDPPPQAALPAPQQGNSEQFSPLYEMSSSSYPMQDSQNHVIHAMPQQHSNAHPSFVEAEQIWRGLEQTSVEQLPVWISDQSLGGQTFSQHGMDAFIIPTEYLPTVPQIW